The window CCAGTATTGTTTCAGGGTTCACGCTACGCCGAAAGACTTCCCATTGGTAAGAAAGACATCATCGAAAATGCACCCTATGACGAGTTGAAAAGGTTCTACAAAGATTGGTACCGTCCCGATTTGATGGCAGTAGTGGTTGTGGGTGATGTAGACCTTGACCAAATGGAAAAAGAGATCAAAAAACGTTTTTCCAAACTGAAACCAGTAAAGAAGCCTCGTCAGAAAGAATCTAACACCGTCCCTGCACACAAAGAAACGTTGGTTTCTGTGACCAAGGATGCCGAGAATCCTTATACGATCATTCAAATGATCTACAAGCGGCCTTCCCGCCCAGTGAAAACTCAGGGTGATTTCAGAAATAGCTACCTTAAATCCATTTACAATCGCATGTTGAATGCTCGTTTGTCTGAACTGACACAGACAGCTCAACCACCTTTTCTTTTCGCCAGTTCGAACTTTGGCTCTTTCGTCCGTGGAACCAGTTCTTATTCTTCATTTGCTGTAGTAGGCGAAGACAAAATTGCCAAAGGGCTGGAAACACTGGTCATGGAGAATGAGCGGGTAAGGAAATTCGGGTTTACAGAAACTGAGCTTTCCAGAACCTTACAAAACATGCTCAAGGAATATGAGAGCTATGAAAAAGAAAAAGACAAGACCGAATCTCAGAGCTACACCTCAGAATATGTCAATCACTTTCTGGAAGAAGAGCCTTCTCCCGGCATCACATACGAATTTGAATTCCTGCAGCAAATTGCACCAACCATCACTGTCGATGAGATCAATGCACTGGCAACACAATACATCACCGATGAAAACAGGGTGATCCTGGTGAATGGAATTGATAAGGAAGGTGTTTCATTGCCTTCTGAAGAAGAAGTATTGGCCATGGTAAACAATGTGGACCTATCGTCGATCACTGCTTACGAAGATGCGGTAAGCGATGATCCTTTGCTGCCTGCGCTCCCTTCTTCTGGAAAAGTTGTTTCCACTGAGACCAATGAAACAGTGGAAACGACCGAATTGATCCTATCTAATGGCATGCGGATCGTGGTAAAACCTACGGATTTCAAAAACGATGAAATTCAAATGTCCGCTTTTAGCCGTGGAGGAAGTTCACTCTACGACGATGAAGTAGCCCCTAGTGCCACTAATGCTTCTGGTGTGGCTTCCGTAGGTGGCGTCGGTGCTTTTTCAGCTGTGGAATTAAACAAAAAGCTAGCTGGCAAGAATGTATCCGTAAGACCTTACATCAGTACTCTTCAGGAGGGTTTCTCTGGTTATTCCACACCTGAAGATCTTGAAACTTTACTTCAGTTGACTCATTTGTATTTTACCCAGCCCCGAAAGGATGAAGAAGCTTTCATGGGCTTCATGGAACGCAATAAGACCTTCCTGAAAAACCTGGAGGTTAATCCTAACTTCTACTTTCAGGATCAGGTAAGTAAGATCATGTCCCAAAATCACCCTAGAGGTGGCGGATTCCCAACTGAAGAAGAACTCAATTCCATTTCTCAAGACAAAGCCCTTGATATTTACAAGGAAAGGTTTGCAAATGCCGGTGATTTCACCTTCTTTTTTGTTGGAAATATCAACCTGGAAGACGCCACTCCTCTCCTGGAAAAATACCTGGGTTCTTTGCCAGGTAATGACACCAAAGAAAACTTCCGGGACCTGGGCATCCGTCCACCAGCTGGTCCTCTGGACGAGAAGATCTACAAAGGAGTTGATGAAAAAAGTACGGTAAGATTGACCTTCGTTGGAGAGAAAAAGCTAGACGGTGAAACCCGATATCAGTGGAGGTCTCTTGCAGAAGTGGTCAGTAATTTGCTGATTGAGGTACTTCGCGAAGATGAAAGTGGTGTCTACGGAGCAGGTGCATCTGCATCGGCTACTAGTTTCCCTTATGACAACTACAGATTCAACATCAGCTTTCCATGTGCTCCGGAGAACGTAGGTCGATTGGTCGAAGCGGCAATCAACGAAGTGAAGAAAATCCAAGAAAATGGCATCGAAGAAGATGAGATCAAAAAAGTGCAGGAAGGCCAGATCAAAAACTGGGAAGAAAGCCTGAAACAAAACCGCTTTTGGATGAGTAGGTTGAATTCCTATTATTTAAATGAGGGTGATCTGAACAATTGGTATAACTACGAAAAGTACGTAGAGAACCTGAATAGTGATGACATGAAGGCCCTTGCCAACGAATTGATCGACCTTGATAAAATGATCAAAATCGTACTTTACCCGGAATCGGAGGAGTAAGATCATAGCAACTTTAAAGAGCTACAAGCTCCAAAATATAGATTGCTCGGGGTAACCCGAGCAATTTTTTTAAGTCATTGTTTTGAAATAATCTTTATCCATTTTCCAGGGTAACGGTTATTTTTACAGTAATTCAAAACGACCAATCATGAAAAGTCTTATCCTACTATTCATCACATCAGTCTTATTAATACTATCGAGTTGTAAAGAAGACCTTCCGGGTTTGCCAAGAGGTACTTGCAGACTCACCAAAGAAACAGATCTAAGAGATTACAGCCGTTCCTATAATAAAACCACCGAATTCATATATCAAGAGGACCATTTAGTGACCATTGTTGCTAGCTGGGAGCAACAAGGCACAAGCTTAAATGTTTCAGCTGATGTTTCTTATGATGAAGCAGGTCGTTTATCTCGATTAGATGTGGATGAACAGACCTATTCGGTACTTAGGTATCGTGGAGATACCATTGAAATGATTAAACATACTCCGAGTCCTTTCTACCGCGATACAACGTTGTATCTTACAAATGAAGATGGAAATATATTCCCATTGAGTAAACATGATTACGTATTTAACGAAAAAGAACAACTGACTGATATTTTCTATCATTCGGATCTATTATTACCCGATCCGGAATTATTTTCTTCTTCCCACTACGAATATGATGACCGCATAAACCCTCACCAGAATCTCCCAATCATTGCATCATTTATTAACACTTCAAGTAGTCAACCAACTTCACAAATTTTTTTCAGTTTCATTTCTTCTGACGCCTATTACGGACCAAATAATCCCACAAAATTTTCCCACATCATACAAACGGGCAACGAATACTCAGGTGAATGGACCTATTCTTACAATGATCAAGGATATCCGATTGAAAAAAGTTTTGATTCTTTCAGAACCGTGATGGAATATGAGTGCAACTGATTAAAGTCAGCGGATCTCCGTTACCGAAAAACCAACAAAATAACATGAAACGACTACTCGTTGTAATACCTGCAAAAACAATCGGAGGACTCTTAGGTGCACTCATCACCATTACTTTCTTAAGTTGTAAAGAAGATGATGCTGCTCCAGGCATATGTCGCATTCAAAGTATTGTCAACATCAACGATGGTGTAACTCGCACAGAACAGTTCGAATATAACGAGGGTATCATTTCAAGTTACTTCGCCTCGGCTCAACTCCCCGATGGCAGAGAATTCCAAATAACAGGAGTACCCTCGTACGATGATGAGGGCAGGCTCATTCGTATCAGGGTTTCAGACGATCATTACACTGAGGTCAATTATTCTGATAATAAGATGGAAGTCATCAATAACAATCCTATCCGATCATTGGCTCCTCAAACTTATCTACTTAATGAACAGAACCAAATCATTGAATTAGAAGGTGCTATCCGATATGAATACAACGAATCCGGCCAATTGATCAGAACCTTTAATCTTTTTGGAAGTGAACCATTCTTACAATTCGAGTATGAATATGACAATAGCACCAATCCGCTCCAGGGTGTTTTACTCACAGGACTACTGGTTATAGACCAAGACCCATTCATGACGATTAACCCCGTTTTCAATTTTCAGGCAGGCCCCAATAACCTTGTCAAGTCAACAAGATATGATCAACTCGGTCAAATTCTATCGGAAGTGACCTTCGATTGGGAATACAATGAACTCGGTTTACCCGTCAGCTTCGAAGGAGAGAGTCGCATGAGCAGCTACACTTACGAATGTCGATAACCGAACTGATAGATGGAATCGATGCATTAAAAAAGGCTGTCCAGAATGAACAGCCTCTTGAATTAAGAATCAGAAATATGATCCGTTAGTAACTTGGATTTTGCTCTAAGAAATCATTGTTATCAATTTCCTGTGTTGGCAAAGGCAAGACCAACCGGTCATCACTTGGAATGGACGGTTTCAATGTTCGCGCATTGCCAAGACGAATCGCATCGAACCAGGAATGGCTACCTTCAAATGCCAATTCCTTCACCTTCTCTTCCTGTAATAGCCCCAGAAACTCTTCCACCGTCCCGGCGGTAGCATCGGCCAACCCTACACGTCCTCGGATCACGTTTAAGTCGGCGAGTGCGCCTGCCAAATCCGGAGCTGCCTGCCGTGCCAAAGCTTCCGCACGGATGAAGTACAATTCAGCTAGTCGCATGATGTAAGCCGGATCGTCCTGTGTATTAACATTCGGATATTTCAGTACTTCAGGAACGCTCGGGTCAGCACTGGCTGCTTCTCTCGGGTCTCCGGCAATCAATGCCAAATACTGTGGTGTAGGACCGTAATCCTGTCTTCCACCGGAAGCCTGACTCAAGAAAAAGAACGAGTGACCGGACTGCTCTGTGGTAGCATTGGCAAACATGCCAAAAATCAACTCACTGGAGGCCAATCGGTTGATGAATATATCATCATAGACTGCCTCCAATGCAAAAGAACCTCCATCGATCACTTGCGTTGCCAGGCTTATGGCAGTTTCAAAATCCCCTTGATACAAAGCTACTCTGGCCTTCAATGCCCTTGCGGCAACCACAGAAGTCAGGTGGCTGGCGCTGAAGTCAGGGCCATTAGCGATGGCAAAGTCCAGGTCTTCGTTGATCGAGGCATAAGTCTCCGCTACTGTCGATCGGGCCAGGTCCTTATTTGTCGTATTTCCGGGAACCAATCTTAAGGGTGCACCTAAGGGTGAACCGGTATCCCAAAAACGACCAAAGAAACGCAACGCATCGAAATGTGCCAACGCTCTCAGGAATCTTGCCTCTGCGATGATCTCGTTTTTACGAGAAGCAGGACTGAACGCCATTTCGTCAATGTTCGGAACCGCTTCAATCACATTAGAAGCCCGATCCGCCATCTCATAGATGTCGTCCCAGGTTCCTGTCAGCGTATTATCTGCCGGCGAAACATTGTTGTTCTCCGAATCGAAGGTGATACTACGAGTGGTACTGGCCGTAGAACCTAAATAGATGAACTGATTCGGTCCATAGATCACTTGCATCCTGCCGTAATAACCTCCTTGATTCATGGCGGCATATGTCCCGTTGAGGGCGCTTTCCGCATCAACCGGCGTGGTGATGGCAGTAACATTGGACAAACTTTGCTGTGGCTCCGTGTCCAGGTTATCGTACAGACCACATGCACTCAAAAGCGCGATTACGGCAACTGTTAAGGCTGTTTTATTCAATATACTTTTCATTGCTATTCTTGATTAAAATCCAACTCTTACTCCAAATGTGTAGGTCTTACCACTTGGATAAGTATCATTATCCACTCCCAGTGCGGCACCTTCATTTCCTCCGAAAGTGCTTACCTCAGGATCCACACCAGAGTAATTGGTAGCAGTCCAAAGGTTGGTAGCCATCGCATAGATGTTCACATTACCCAGGAACGTGTTATTCAACAAGCTCTGGGGCAGGTCATAGGAAAGAGAGAGTGTTTTCAATCTCAGATAAGAACCATCCTCTACCAAAAAGCTTGAAACCCTACGGTTATTGTTTGGATCGCCAATGATCACTCTAGGCACGTCGGTGTTAGGGTTTTCAGGTGTCCATCTTTCCAGGTTTCTGGTAATCACATTGTCCTGATTTCTCATGAACATGGTACCTCTCAGTCCGAAGTTCATGATATCATTCCCCTGAGAAAACTGGAAGAACGCATTCAGGTTAAGGCCTTTCCAGCTCATACTACTGGTCACTCCGCCGAAAATATCCGGATTAGGGTTACCCAGGATCACCCGATCATCTTCTGTGATCTTCCCGTCACCATTAGTATCTCTGAATCGAAAGTCACCAGGAGCAGTTCCGGCTGCCTGATAGATCCCATCGGAAGCACCTGCATTGATCGCATCTATTTCTTCCTGATTCTGGAAGATGCTTTCTACTTCATATCCGAAGAAAGCACCGAGCGGCTCTCCTTCCCGGATAATGCTCTGATTGAACCCCGTGGTATTGATATCGCTTCCGTCAACCAGTTTGATCACACGGTTTCTGAATAATGTCACATTACCAGAAACATTCCAGGAGAAATCACCAAGGGCCAATACTTCACCACCTAATTCAATCTCCAGTCCTTTATTCTCCATCTCTCCGACATTTTGGAAGACACTGTTGAATCCTGATGTTCTAGGTAGAGGAACTTGTAATAAGATGTCCGTAGTTACCTTTTCGAAGTAATCAACAGAACCAGTTACCCGGCCTTCGAACAAGGCAAAGTCTACCGCCAGATCTACTTGAGTTGCTACTTCCCACTTCAGTCCTGAGTTGGCAATTTGTGAAGGTCTGGTACCTCCATTGCCGCCATAGAATACATCGCCGTTGAACAACCCACGAGAAGCAAAGTTTCCTACTTTGTGATTACCCGTAACACCCCAGCTTGCTCGCAACTTCAGGGTTTCTACAAAGGCTGCATTGAAGAACGTTTCATTCGAAAGGTTCCAGGCTAAACCCAGTGAAGGGAAAAACCCGAATCGGTTGTCTTCTCCAAATCGGGAAGAACCATCTGTTCGCACCGTACCTGTAAACAAGTAACGATCATCAAAGTTGTAGTTGACTCTGGCGAAATAAGACTGTAAGCCCCAATCTGTAATCAATCCATCCGCGTTGGTGGGTGTAGAAGCTGAATTGAAGGTACGCAAGATCTCGTTCGGGAAGTTGGCCACAGCCGCAGAATACTGATCTCGTTCTACCTTTTGCCACTCCGCTCCTACCAGCGCATTGAATTTATGATCCGTATTGATATCAAATGCATAATTGGCTGTGTAGGTATTGTTGATGGTGATGCTCTCATCCTGACCTCTTTCTGCCCATCCGAATCCATTCAAAATTCCACCAAGGGTCGAAGGCGCCCAGTAAAGGTCTCTTGCTGTATTGATATAATCTGCAGAAAAAGTCCCTTTGATGATCAGGTTTTCAATAGGCTCATAGGTAGCAAAGAAACTCCCCAGGAACCGATAGCTTCGAAACTCATTGTCATAATCCTCCGCAGCAGCTACGGCATTATCAAACTGATTGGTAGACGTAAAACTTCCATCAGGATTACGGATCTCAAAATCTGGCCTGGTCCGTTGTGCAGAGAAATAAGGCCCGATGATAAAGTTGTCATTAGACTGGATCTGATCTGTCGTGTGACTCAACATCATGGAGTTTCCGAATTTCACTTTCTCTCCGGCTTTCGCATCCAGATTGACCCGCGCAGTAATCCGATCGAAGCTGGTTCCGATCTGCGTACCTTCCTGATCATCGTATTGCACCGAAGTAAAATAAGACAAGCCATCTGTCCCGCCACGGGCAGATACACTGAATTGAGAAGTACGCGCCGTTCTGAATACCGCATCTAACCAGTCCGTATCTCCACCATTCCAGAAATCATCTGCTCTGGGATCCAATCCAGCATTCACCCTGGCTTCATTTTGAAGCTCGATGTATTGTTCTCTGTTGAGCACATCAGGTAAATCAAATACCTCAGTAAATCCGGTGTTATAGCCTACGTCTATTTTCGCCTTTCCTGGTATCCCCCGTTTTGTCGTGATCAAAACCACGCCATTAGCAGCTCTGGAACCATAAATAGCCGTTGCAGAGGCATCTTTCAGCACTTCAATTGACTCGACATCATTGAAATTGATCTGGTTCATGGAGTTACCCGCCTGACCTCCAAAACCACCAAATGAGCCTTGTCCACCAGCAGTAAGGGTCGTCGAGAAAATGTCTGTTGGCTCAATGGGAACTCCATCCACCACATATAAAGGCTGGTTATTCGAATTGATCGAGGCGGATCCTCTGACCCTTACAGAAATTCCTCCGCCCGGCTGTCCGTTGTTATTAACGACAGAAACACCCGCAGCCCGACCTTGCAAAGCCTGATCAATCCCTGGTACTGGTACTCTGGCAATGTCTTCTCCTTTCACCGAAGCAATCGCACCCGTCAGGTCCTTTCTATTTTGGATTCCGTAACCGGTTACGACCACTTCAGATAAACGTTGCACATCGCTCAGCATGCTCACGTCCACAACCGACCTTGAACCTACTTCTACTTCTTGAGTCAATAAACCGACAAATGTGAAAACAAGGATAGGGTTATCTCCATCAATCGTTACCCGATAATTACCATCCAGGTCCGTTGAGGTACCAGAAGCCGTCCCTTTCAAGAGCACGTTGACCCCCGGAATGGCCTCTCCAGTGTCATCAGTCACCCTACCGGAGACCGTCCTGGTTTGAGCCTGTGTAGCAAACACCACCCCAAGACATAAAAACAATAGTAAAATGTTCTTCATAAGCTAATCTATCTTTTGTATTAGGTGGTAATGTTAGTTGTTGTGGCAAGTGACGAATTGTAGAAAAAATCGTGTCAGTTGTAGAAAAGAAGGCAACAAAGAGTAAGGGAATTCAGTATTGAGGTTGGCCTGATTGAAAAGTTCAGATAATCAGTGGCTTAGGATAAAAACCAGTCATGTCGATCCATGCTTCGGATCGCCCAAAACGTAAAAATTCCCATGGTCTTTAACAGAAAAGTTGCCTTAAGTAACTGTTCTGACCTTATTGTGAATCATTCTATTTTTACGAATTGTAATTAATCACAACAAGAAGGATGAAAATACGCCCATACGTTCTCGCAGAAACCAATTGGGAAGCCCTAAAAGATGCCCATTTTGAATTGGCCATTTTACCTTGGGGAGCTACCGAGGCACACAATTATCACCTGCCCTACGCAACAGATATCATCGAATCAGAATTCATCTCTCATGAATCTGCCAGGATCGCCTGGGAACAAGGTGCCAAGGTGATTGTCTTGCCTACCATTCCTTTCGGCGTGAACACCGGACAATCAGACATTTATTTGGACATTAATCTTAATCCAAGTACACAGATGGCTATCCTTCAGGATGTCCTGGAAGTATTGAACAGACAAGGTATCAAGAAATTCATGTTGCTGAACAGCCATGGTGGCAACAACTTCAAACCCCTGATCCGTGAACTGGGTCTGAAATTTCCAGAGATGTTCCTTTGCATGACTGACTGGTTCCGATCATTGGACAAAACGAAATATTTTGACGAAATGGGTGACCATGCCGACGAAATGGAAACAAGCCTGATGTTACATTTTCGACCAGATCTAATTCTACCTAAGGATCGTTGGGGAGATGGAAAGGAAAAGCAACACAAAATCAAAGCCTTTACTGAAGGCTGGGCCTGGTCTGAGCGACAATGGTCCCAAATCAGTGAGGATACTGGAACAGGCAACCCGCATCACTCGACTGCCGAAAAGGGAGAACGATTTTTCAAGGATGTCACAGAAAAGATGGGCAAGTTGCTGTACGATATTGCCAAAGCGGATCCGGAAGATTTGTATGAGTAACATCGGCATAAAACCAGCCTGCATCTTCTTATTAGAAAAATCGACAAGTTCGTAAACAAAGGGCCTTCCTTCTGGTTGTAAAGGCATGCCCGTCATCCAACTAGAAACAACGATCCATGCCCCCATTGAACGGTGCTTTGACCTTTCACGAAGTATAGACCTGCATGCAGACTCCATGTCCCATACGAATGAGAGACCCATTGCCGGAAGAACTTCGGGTTTAATTGAATTGAATGAGACTGTAACCTGGAGCGCACGTCACTTTGGGATTACCCAGCAACTGACTTCCCTGATCACCGATGTTGAAAGTCCCACTTTTTTTGCAGATGAAATGGTAAAGGGTGCATTCAAAAGGTTTCGACATGAACATCATTTCTCAGAAAAGGACGGCACAACAACCCTCATCGACATTTTTGATTACACTTCTCCGATGGGACTTCTTGGAAAACTTTTTGATTTTTTAGTCTTGAAGAATTACATGCGAGATCTACTGATCAAGCGGAATGACGTGTTAAAAGCGTACGCCGAATCAGATAAGTGGAAAACCTTGTTAACGGCACCATGAATCCTTACTAATGCTCTATTGAGTTGCGTTAACCAGTTTTTTAGTAGCCACAAGTTGACCGTTATTATCAAGTAATTGACCAAAGTACAGGCCTGGATCATATTCGGGACTAGAAGAAGATTCTCGGAAAACAGGCACAGAAGTGAATGACTCACCTGTACCAGCGTAAAATGTAGATGGATTCACCGGATCATACGCCAGCGAGGAGATAGACATTGATTCCCAATCATCCGATATGGGAACCCATTGGGCATTATCTCTAAAATCCGGATTGTACCACATGCCACCCGTTGCCGTACCAATCCATAAGCGATTTTCATCATTAGGGTCAATCATCAAAGCGCGGGTACGTCCTGCCATTTCCTTTGAAGGGACCTGTTCTCAAGACTGCTCTCGGGTCTCCTACTGCACCCTCGCGCGCTGTGGTAAAATCTTAGGGACTTGTTTTGTAACGGGGTTCATGGTCATGATCAAGTCCCGGTATGAGGCTTTATCAGGACCTGAAAGTTCTAATTGCGCCAGCGATTGAATTTCGGAGAGGTATCCTTTTCTGGTAGCAAGCCTGTCACTTTGATTTCCGTACTCATACAAAAATGGAAGGGGCAGCAAGGACCAGAAAAAATGCTCCAAATAGCGGATTCTTCATGTGGAGAGATAGCTTTAGGTTTGAGGTAAGACAATTTTCCTAAGCAGATTTCATGAAAAAAGCAGCGATAAATGATTACCGCTGCCATGCAGTCTAATTTACTTTTATTAAGTGACCCTACTCATTTTTCAAATTCTCCGAAGGATTGGCCTGGGCCGCCCGAAGGGCATGAAAGCCGGTAGTCGAGACGGTCACTATCAAAATGATCAACGTCACCAGTGCAAACAACAAGAAATTGATATTGACATGATATTCGAACCCATCGAGCCAGTTTTGCGCGAACACAAAGGCGCAAACAAATGCCGGTACCGCACCAATCAACACCAACCAAACGAACTCTTTCACCAATAATGAAATCAATCCTTTCACACTGGCACCCAATACCTTTCGAATACTGATTTCCTTGCTGCGTTGTTCAGCTGTAAATGAAGCCAAACCTAATAATCCCAAAGATGCGATGATGATCATCATGATGGAAAAACCGAGGAATAAATTACCTCGTACCTGATCTTCCTCATAGAACTCCACGAAATTCTGATCCAGGAACTGGGATTCAAATGGCAAGTTTGGAAAGAGTTCACCCCAGGCATTCTCAATAGCCGTCATCGTTTGTTGATAATTGCCACTCAACCTAACCATCACCCGGGGATTGGAAAGGTCAGGCAGGAACAAAAGTGGCTCGATCGGATCATACAACGACCTGTGATGGAAATCCTTAGACACGCCGATCACCTTATGAAATACGGTAGAATCTTGTGCAATTTGGAATCGCTTCCCTATCGGATTCTCCCATTGTAACCTACGTACCATGGCCTCATTAACAATGACTGCCTGGGCAGTATCCGTACTGAACTCAGTAGAGAAATTTCTTCCTTCGACAATCTCTACTCCCAGGGTAGGAAAGTATTCAAAATCTACTGCAAACAAATTGACACCAAAATCATCCATGACCCCATCTTTAGTTTCGACTGGTATGAGATTCTTTGAATAACCACTTCCGGGAACCGTTCCTGCGGTAGCTACTGAAGTAATATTCGGGTTCTGCAGTAGTCGATTCTTCAGTACCTCCCACCGCTGCCGTGATTCACCACGTAAACGAAACGTCGCCACCTGATCTTTATCGAATCCCAGATCTTTGCTTCGTACATATTGCATCTGATCATAGATTATGAAGGTACTGATCAGCATGAAAATGGAAATTGCAAACTGTAAACCCACAAGGCCTCTTCGCAACCATTGATTACCAGCCCGTTTGGCTCCTCCGCCACCTCGCAAGGCTTTTGTAGGTGTAAATGCAGACAGGTAAAACGCTGGATAAGAACCACTCAAAACACCTGTCACGACCATGATCGCAAGGATTACCAAAATGATCTCGGTAGTCATCAAATTAGCCACATCAAGTGTGGTACCCAGTTCCGAATTGATCACAGGAACAACCAACGCCAGCAATAGTAAACTCAAGACCAGACTGGTAAAAGCAATCACAAGACTTTCGGCAATGAACTGGCTGATCAATGTTCCTCGCTGAGCCCCCATCGTTTTCCTGATCCCTACTTCTAATGAACGTTTCATGGAACGAGCTGTCGCCAGGTTCATGTAATTGATGCAGGCGATGATGATCAGG of the Cytophagales bacterium genome contains:
- a CDS encoding creatininase family protein, yielding MRPYVLAETNWEALKDAHFELAILPWGATEAHNYHLPYATDIIESEFISHESARIAWEQGAKVIVLPTIPFGVNTGQSDIYLDINLNPSTQMAILQDVLEVLNRQGIKKFMLLNSHGGNNFKPLIRELGLKFPEMFLCMTDWFRSLDKTKYFDEMGDHADEMETSLMLHFRPDLILPKDRWGDGKEKQHKIKAFTEGWAWSERQWSQISEDTGTGNPHHSTAEKGERFFKDVTEKMGKLLYDIAKADPEDLYE
- a CDS encoding RagB/SusD family nutrient uptake outer membrane protein, giving the protein MKSILNKTALTVAVIALLSACGLYDNLDTEPQQSLSNVTAITTPVDAESALNGTYAAMNQGGYYGRMQVIYGPNQFIYLGSTASTTRSITFDSENNNVSPADNTLTGTWDDIYEMADRASNVIEAVPNIDEMAFSPASRKNEIIAEARFLRALAHFDALRFFGRFWDTGSPLGAPLRLVPGNTTNKDLARSTVAETYASINEDLDFAIANGPDFSASHLTSVVAARALKARVALYQGDFETAISLATQVIDGGSFALEAVYDDIFINRLASSELIFGMFANATTEQSGHSFFFLSQASGGRQDYGPTPQYLALIAGDPREAASADPSVPEVLKYPNVNTQDDPAYIMRLAELYFIRAEALARQAAPDLAGALADLNVIRGRVGLADATAGTVEEFLGLLQEEKVKELAFEGSHSWFDAIRLGNARTLKPSIPSDDRLVLPLPTQEIDNNDFLEQNPSY
- a CDS encoding TonB-dependent receptor, whose protein sequence is MKNILLLFLCLGVVFATQAQTRTVSGRVTDDTGEAIPGVNVLLKGTASGTSTDLDGNYRVTIDGDNPILVFTFVGLLTQEVEVGSRSVVDVSMLSDVQRLSEVVVTGYGIQNRKDLTGAIASVKGEDIARVPVPGIDQALQGRAAGVSVVNNNGQPGGGISVRVRGSASINSNNQPLYVVDGVPIEPTDIFSTTLTAGGQGSFGGFGGQAGNSMNQINFNDVESIEVLKDASATAIYGSRAANGVVLITTKRGIPGKAKIDVGYNTGFTEVFDLPDVLNREQYIELQNEARVNAGLDPRADDFWNGGDTDWLDAVFRTARTSQFSVSARGGTDGLSYFTSVQYDDQEGTQIGTSFDRITARVNLDAKAGEKVKFGNSMMLSHTTDQIQSNDNFIIGPYFSAQRTRPDFEIRNPDGSFTSTNQFDNAVAAAEDYDNEFRSYRFLGSFFATYEPIENLIIKGTFSADYINTARDLYWAPSTLGGILNGFGWAERGQDESITINNTYTANYAFDINTDHKFNALVGAEWQKVERDQYSAAVANFPNEILRTFNSASTPTNADGLITDWGLQSYFARVNYNFDDRYLFTGTVRTDGSSRFGEDNRFGFFPSLGLAWNLSNETFFNAAFVETLKLRASWGVTGNHKVGNFASRGLFNGDVFYGGNGGTRPSQIANSGLKWEVATQVDLAVDFALFEGRVTGSVDYFEKVTTDILLQVPLPRTSGFNSVFQNVGEMENKGLEIELGGEVLALGDFSWNVSGNVTLFRNRVIKLVDGSDINTTGFNQSIIREGEPLGAFFGYEVESIFQNQEEIDAINAGASDGIYQAAGTAPGDFRFRDTNGDGKITEDDRVILGNPNPDIFGGVTSSMSWKGLNLNAFFQFSQGNDIMNFGLRGTMFMRNQDNVITRNLERWTPENPNTDVPRVIIGDPNNNRRVSSFLVEDGSYLRLKTLSLSYDLPQSLLNNTFLGNVNIYAMATNLWTATNYSGVDPEVSTFGGNEGAALGVDNDTYPSGKTYTFGVRVGF
- a CDS encoding insulinase family protein, with translation MKQLSIVCLVLLTFFASAQDLSAPIPMDEAVKSGKLDNGLTYYLRKNSYPENRAQLRLVVNAGSMQEDKSQLGLAHFIEHMAFNGSTNFEKNDLVDFLQSIGVEFGADLNAYTSFDETVYILPLPTDDEEVLMKGLTVLEDWAGGIAFSDEEIDKERGVIIEEWRIGQGAQQRMRDQYFPVLFQGSRYAERLPIGKKDIIENAPYDELKRFYKDWYRPDLMAVVVVGDVDLDQMEKEIKKRFSKLKPVKKPRQKESNTVPAHKETLVSVTKDAENPYTIIQMIYKRPSRPVKTQGDFRNSYLKSIYNRMLNARLSELTQTAQPPFLFASSNFGSFVRGTSSYSSFAVVGEDKIAKGLETLVMENERVRKFGFTETELSRTLQNMLKEYESYEKEKDKTESQSYTSEYVNHFLEEEPSPGITYEFEFLQQIAPTITVDEINALATQYITDENRVILVNGIDKEGVSLPSEEEVLAMVNNVDLSSITAYEDAVSDDPLLPALPSSGKVVSTETNETVETTELILSNGMRIVVKPTDFKNDEIQMSAFSRGGSSLYDDEVAPSATNASGVASVGGVGAFSAVELNKKLAGKNVSVRPYISTLQEGFSGYSTPEDLETLLQLTHLYFTQPRKDEEAFMGFMERNKTFLKNLEVNPNFYFQDQVSKIMSQNHPRGGGFPTEEELNSISQDKALDIYKERFANAGDFTFFFVGNINLEDATPLLEKYLGSLPGNDTKENFRDLGIRPPAGPLDEKIYKGVDEKSTVRLTFVGEKKLDGETRYQWRSLAEVVSNLLIEVLREDESGVYGAGASASATSFPYDNYRFNISFPCAPENVGRLVEAAINEVKKIQENGIEEDEIKKVQEGQIKNWEESLKQNRFWMSRLNSYYLNEGDLNNWYNYEKYVENLNSDDMKALANELIDLDKMIKIVLYPESEE
- a CDS encoding SRPBCC family protein → MPVIQLETTIHAPIERCFDLSRSIDLHADSMSHTNERPIAGRTSGLIELNETVTWSARHFGITQQLTSLITDVESPTFFADEMVKGAFKRFRHEHHFSEKDGTTTLIDIFDYTSPMGLLGKLFDFLVLKNYMRDLLIKRNDVLKAYAESDKWKTLLTAP